A stretch of the Mycobacterium sp. ITM-2016-00317 genome encodes the following:
- a CDS encoding LysR family transcriptional regulator: MELRQLEYLVAVVEERSFTRAAQRERVAQPAVSAQIRRLERLVGQPLLTRTSREVRLTQAGAALLPHARAALAAVRAAQAAVDDVAGLVRGAVSVGTVTLHPVDTARLIADFHADHPGVEITLSTDNSDELLAGLADGRLDAAIVSIGVDEEPAGVDYQVITDEPLAAAVAPGHPLGRRKTVTLQGLCEFGLISLPRGTGLRSRLDQACAAAGLRPRIAFEATNPQELVQLARHGLGVALVPQSMVGDSGLHEVRITPRLRGRLVWAWRVDAAGPAARLLNERARAMIAATGAPPVSPHA; this comes from the coding sequence TGGAGTATCTGGTCGCGGTGGTCGAAGAACGCAGCTTCACCAGAGCAGCCCAGCGTGAACGCGTGGCACAGCCTGCCGTCAGCGCACAGATCCGCCGGTTGGAACGCCTGGTCGGACAGCCCCTGCTGACGCGCACGAGCCGGGAGGTGCGGCTGACTCAGGCCGGTGCGGCGCTGCTGCCCCACGCGCGTGCGGCGCTGGCCGCGGTGCGTGCCGCCCAGGCCGCGGTCGACGACGTCGCCGGCCTGGTGCGCGGCGCCGTCTCCGTCGGCACGGTGACCCTGCATCCGGTCGACACGGCACGGCTGATCGCCGACTTCCACGCCGATCACCCCGGCGTCGAGATCACGCTGAGCACCGACAACTCCGACGAGCTGCTGGCCGGGTTGGCCGACGGCAGGTTGGATGCCGCCATCGTGTCGATCGGTGTCGACGAGGAACCGGCGGGGGTGGACTACCAGGTGATCACCGACGAACCGCTGGCCGCCGCGGTCGCTCCCGGCCACCCTCTGGGGCGCCGCAAAACAGTGACGCTGCAAGGGCTTTGCGAGTTCGGGCTGATCTCGCTGCCGCGGGGGACCGGGCTGCGGTCGCGGCTCGACCAGGCGTGCGCGGCTGCGGGGTTGCGGCCCCGGATCGCGTTCGAGGCGACCAACCCGCAGGAGCTGGTGCAGCTGGCCCGCCACGGTCTGGGGGTCGCGCTCGTGCCGCAGTCGATGGTGGGCGACAGCGGGCTGCACGAGGTGCGGATCACACCGCGGCTGCGGGGCCGGCTGGTGTGGGCCTGGCGGGTGGACGCGGCCGGTCCCGCGGCGCGTCTGCTCAACGAGCGGGCCCGCGCGATGATTGCGGCGACGGGCGCACCGCCTGTCAGCCCGCATGCCTAG
- the polA gene encoding DNA polymerase I produces the protein MLLDGNSLAFRAFYALPAENFKTQGGLTTNAVYGFTAMLINLLRDEQPTHIAAAFDVSRQTFRKEKYPEYKEGRSATPDEFRGQIDITKEVLGALGITVLAEPGFEADDLIATLATQAENEGYRVLVVTGDRDSLQLVSDDVTVLYPRKGVSELTRFTPEAVVEKYGLTPAQYPDFAALRGDPSDNLPGIPGVGEKTATKWIVEYGSLQALVDNVDKVKGKVGDALRAHLSSVVLNRELTDLVKDVPLAQTPDTLRMQPWDRDQIHRLFDDLEFRVLRDRLFDTLASTDPEVDQGFDVRGEALQPGTLAGWLAEHSNGQRFGLAVVGNHLAFDSDATALAIVAADGDGRYLDLAGLDPEDEKALASWLADPDVPKALHEAKLAIHDLAGRGWTLAGVTSDTALAAYLVRPGQRSFTLDDLSLRYLKRELRADNPEQQQLSLLDDGEGVDDQAVQTLLLRASAVVDLADALDEELARIDSSALLATMELPVQRVLAELETVGIAVDLQMLSELQSEFAGQIRDAAEAAYAVIGKQINLGSPKQLQVVLFDELEMPKTKRTKTGYTTDADALQSLFDKTGHPFLQHLLAHRDATRLKVTVDGLLNSVAADGRIHTTFNQTIAATGRLSSTEPNLQNIPIRTEAGRRIRDAFVVGGRPPGSGGGTALAELMTADYSQIEMRIMAHLSRDEGLIEAFNTGEDLHSFVASRAFSVPIDEVTAELRRRVKAMSYGLAYGLSAYGLSQQLKISTEEAKEQMEQYFARFGGVRDYLRDVVDQARKDGYTSTVFGRRRYLPELDSSNRQVREAAERAALNAPIQGSAADIIKVAMINVDQAIKDAGLSSRMLLQVHDELLFEVAEGEHDRLDALVREHMGNAYPLDVPLEVSVGYGRSWDSAAH, from the coding sequence ATGCTGCTGGACGGCAACTCCCTGGCCTTCCGGGCGTTCTATGCGCTGCCCGCCGAGAACTTCAAAACCCAGGGTGGGCTGACCACGAATGCGGTCTACGGCTTCACCGCCATGCTGATCAACCTGCTGCGTGACGAGCAGCCCACCCACATCGCCGCGGCGTTCGACGTGTCCCGCCAGACGTTCCGCAAAGAGAAGTACCCGGAGTACAAGGAAGGTCGTTCTGCCACCCCGGACGAGTTCCGCGGCCAGATCGACATCACCAAAGAGGTGCTCGGCGCGCTCGGGATCACCGTGCTGGCCGAGCCCGGTTTCGAGGCCGACGACCTCATCGCGACACTCGCGACGCAGGCCGAGAACGAGGGTTACCGCGTGCTGGTGGTCACCGGGGACCGCGACTCGCTGCAACTGGTGAGCGACGACGTCACCGTGCTGTACCCGCGTAAAGGCGTCAGCGAACTGACCCGGTTCACCCCCGAAGCGGTGGTGGAGAAGTACGGGCTGACGCCGGCCCAGTACCCGGACTTCGCGGCGCTGCGGGGCGATCCGAGCGACAACCTGCCGGGCATCCCCGGGGTGGGGGAGAAGACCGCGACCAAGTGGATCGTGGAGTACGGGTCGCTGCAGGCGCTGGTGGACAACGTCGACAAGGTCAAGGGCAAGGTCGGTGACGCGCTGCGGGCCCACCTGTCCAGCGTCGTGTTGAACCGCGAACTCACCGATCTGGTCAAGGACGTGCCGCTGGCGCAGACGCCGGACACGCTGCGCATGCAGCCGTGGGATCGCGACCAGATCCATCGCCTCTTCGACGACCTCGAGTTCCGCGTGCTGCGCGACCGCCTGTTCGACACCCTGGCCTCGACCGACCCCGAGGTGGACCAGGGCTTCGACGTCCGTGGTGAGGCGCTGCAGCCGGGGACCCTGGCAGGCTGGCTGGCCGAGCACAGCAACGGTCAACGCTTCGGTCTCGCGGTCGTCGGCAACCACCTGGCCTTCGACAGCGACGCGACCGCACTGGCCATCGTCGCTGCAGACGGCGACGGCCGCTATCTCGACCTCGCCGGCCTGGACCCCGAGGACGAGAAGGCCCTGGCCTCGTGGCTGGCCGATCCCGACGTGCCGAAGGCGCTGCACGAGGCCAAGCTCGCGATCCACGATCTGGCGGGCCGGGGATGGACCCTCGCCGGCGTCACCTCCGACACCGCGCTGGCCGCCTATCTGGTGCGGCCCGGCCAGCGCAGCTTCACTCTCGACGACCTCTCGCTGCGCTACCTCAAACGCGAGTTGCGCGCCGACAACCCTGAGCAGCAGCAGCTTTCGTTGCTCGACGACGGCGAGGGCGTGGACGACCAGGCAGTGCAGACTTTGCTGCTGCGCGCCAGTGCGGTCGTCGACCTGGCCGACGCGCTCGACGAGGAGCTCGCCCGCATCGACTCCTCGGCGCTGCTCGCCACCATGGAGCTCCCGGTGCAGCGGGTGCTCGCCGAACTGGAGACCGTCGGCATCGCGGTCGATCTGCAGATGCTCTCCGAACTGCAGAGCGAGTTCGCCGGTCAGATCCGGGACGCGGCCGAGGCCGCCTATGCGGTCATCGGCAAACAGATCAACCTCGGCTCACCGAAGCAGCTGCAGGTGGTGCTGTTCGACGAGCTGGAGATGCCCAAGACCAAGCGCACCAAGACCGGATACACCACCGACGCCGACGCGCTGCAGTCCTTGTTCGACAAGACCGGCCATCCGTTCCTGCAGCATCTGCTGGCCCACCGGGACGCAACCAGGCTGAAGGTCACCGTCGACGGCCTGCTGAATTCGGTTGCCGCAGATGGCCGTATCCACACCACGTTCAATCAGACCATCGCGGCGACGGGCCGGTTGTCGTCCACCGAACCGAACCTGCAGAACATCCCGATCCGCACGGAGGCGGGACGGCGGATCAGGGACGCGTTCGTCGTGGGAGGTCGCCCTCCGGGCTCCGGCGGAGGCACGGCTCTCGCCGAGCTGATGACCGCCGACTACAGCCAGATCGAGATGCGGATCATGGCCCACCTGTCCAGGGACGAAGGCCTGATCGAGGCGTTCAACACCGGGGAGGACCTGCACTCGTTCGTCGCCTCCCGGGCGTTCTCGGTGCCGATCGACGAGGTCACGGCCGAGTTGCGACGCCGGGTCAAGGCGATGTCGTACGGCTTGGCCTACGGGTTGAGCGCCTACGGGCTCTCCCAGCAGCTCAAGATCTCCACCGAGGAGGCCAAGGAGCAGATGGAGCAGTACTTCGCCAGGTTCGGCGGGGTGCGCGACTACCTGCGCGACGTGGTCGACCAGGCACGAAAGGACGGCTACACCTCGACGGTGTTCGGTCGGCGGCGGTATCTGCCTGAGCTCGACAGTAGTAACCGGCAGGTCCGTGAGGCTGCCGAGCGGGCCGCGTTGAACGCGCCGATCCAGGGCAGTGCCGCCGACATCATCAAGGTCGCGATGATCAACGTCGACCAGGCCATCAAGGACGCCGGGTTGTCGTCGCGGATGCTGCTGCAGGTTCACGACGAGTTGCTGTTCGAGGTGGCCGAGGGCGAGCACGACCGGCTCGACGCGCTGGTGCGGGAGCACATGGGTAACGCCTATCCGCTCGACGTACCGCTGGAGGTCTCGGTCGGCTACGGGCGCAGCTGGGACTCAGCGGCTCACTGA
- a CDS encoding thioesterase family protein, with protein MPGHTFDTAIALDTTEVKGVLRGHTCPEWANMVGPFGGVTAAALLRAVQLQPERIGDPVALTVNFTAPVLDGAFDIVAKAVRTNRTNQHWVVELWQEGSVRTNATAVFGTRRDTWSETERSRPSVPGPEDIAPTGLPEIVVWAGNYDMRYVEGAVPDQDSGPTESSTTTLWARDKRGRALDFPALTALSDIFYPRVYLRRGGMSPAGTISLTTYFHADGDELAAAGDDFALCRARANRFSRGYFDQSAEIWSRSGELLATTHQLVYFKA; from the coding sequence GTGCCCGGACATACGTTCGACACAGCGATCGCACTCGACACCACGGAAGTCAAGGGCGTGCTGCGTGGCCACACCTGCCCCGAATGGGCGAACATGGTCGGCCCGTTCGGCGGGGTGACCGCGGCCGCGCTGCTGCGCGCCGTGCAACTTCAGCCCGAGCGGATCGGTGACCCGGTCGCGTTGACGGTGAACTTCACCGCGCCCGTCCTCGACGGTGCCTTCGACATCGTCGCCAAGGCCGTGCGTACCAATCGCACCAATCAGCACTGGGTGGTCGAGCTGTGGCAGGAAGGCTCGGTCCGGACCAACGCCACCGCGGTGTTCGGCACCCGCCGCGACACCTGGTCGGAGACCGAACGGTCCCGACCGTCGGTGCCCGGCCCCGAGGACATCGCGCCGACCGGCCTGCCCGAGATCGTGGTGTGGGCGGGCAACTACGACATGCGCTACGTCGAGGGTGCCGTGCCCGATCAGGACAGCGGCCCGACGGAGTCCTCGACCACCACCCTGTGGGCGCGGGACAAGCGGGGCCGCGCACTCGACTTCCCGGCCCTGACCGCGCTCAGCGACATCTTCTACCCCCGCGTGTATCTCCGCCGCGGCGGGATGTCACCGGCCGGAACCATCTCGCTGACCACGTATTTCCACGCCGACGGCGACGAACTCGCGGCCGCAGGCGACGACTTCGCGCTGTGCCGGGCCCGGGCGAACCGGTTCTCGCGCGGCTACTTCGACCAGTCAGCGGAGATCTGGAGTCGGTCGGGCGAGCTGCTGGCCACCACGCATCAGCTGGTCTATTTCAAGGCCTGA
- a CDS encoding PrsW family intramembrane metalloprotease encodes MSYTGAPGGPHRFHQFGAPFARRVRTVGAPLGLLIALGTLAGLLVILLTLANPVGTGIGLVLSSMAMAVVVLAYLWLDRWEPEPPRLLLFAFIWGTSVAVILSAILQIFLDVWLNPSVDPAASGVNPFTLVIGAPVTEEAAKGVFLLIMMTGARRNEMNSLTDCLVYAGLASAGFAWLEDILYIANGESLADSLVTAALRLVMGPFAHSLFTTMFALGVWFALQKRSALAKAGCILLGYLAAVVLHAMWNGSSLLGAGAYFGTYVFWMMPVFGSAILLAVSSRRREQRIVAEKLPGMVAAGVITPNEATWLGSMRTRKQAVATATRFGGPLAGRSVKRFAQQVVELAFVRDRIDRGFADQRTVALLYEDTYAVHAARAGSPALQQMAHYRAPAPIR; translated from the coding sequence CAGTTCGGAGCGCCCTTCGCGCGGCGCGTGCGCACCGTCGGGGCGCCGTTGGGCCTGCTCATCGCCCTGGGCACGTTGGCCGGGTTGCTCGTGATCCTGCTGACCCTGGCCAACCCGGTCGGCACCGGTATCGGGCTCGTGCTGTCCAGCATGGCCATGGCCGTGGTGGTGCTGGCCTATCTGTGGCTGGACCGGTGGGAGCCCGAACCGCCGCGGTTGCTGCTCTTCGCGTTCATCTGGGGCACGTCGGTCGCGGTGATCCTCTCCGCGATCCTGCAGATCTTCCTCGACGTGTGGCTCAACCCGTCGGTCGACCCGGCCGCATCCGGGGTCAACCCGTTCACGCTGGTCATCGGCGCGCCGGTGACGGAGGAGGCGGCCAAGGGCGTGTTTCTGCTGATCATGATGACCGGGGCGCGCCGCAACGAGATGAACTCGCTGACCGACTGCCTGGTCTACGCCGGCCTGGCCAGCGCCGGCTTCGCGTGGCTGGAGGACATCCTCTACATCGCCAACGGCGAATCGCTGGCCGATTCGCTGGTCACCGCCGCGCTTCGACTGGTGATGGGACCGTTCGCGCATTCGCTGTTCACCACCATGTTCGCCCTCGGCGTGTGGTTCGCCCTGCAGAAGCGCAGCGCGCTTGCCAAGGCCGGGTGCATCCTGCTGGGCTATCTCGCGGCGGTGGTGCTGCACGCGATGTGGAACGGCTCCTCGCTCCTCGGCGCCGGCGCGTACTTCGGCACTTATGTGTTCTGGATGATGCCGGTGTTCGGGTCGGCGATCCTGCTGGCGGTCAGCAGCCGGCGCCGGGAGCAGCGCATCGTGGCCGAGAAGCTGCCCGGCATGGTGGCCGCGGGGGTCATCACCCCGAACGAGGCGACCTGGCTGGGTTCGATGCGGACCCGCAAGCAGGCGGTGGCGACCGCCACGCGGTTCGGTGGGCCCTTGGCAGGCCGGTCGGTCAAGCGGTTCGCCCAGCAGGTCGTGGAGCTGGCGTTCGTCCGGGACCGGATCGACCGCGGTTTCGCCGACCAGCGGACGGTGGCGCTGCTCTACGAGGACACCTACGCCGTGCATGCGGCGCGCGCCGGTTCACCCGCGCTTCAGCAGATGGCGCACTACCGCGCACCGGCACCGATCCGCTGA